AATACTATATGGGACATATACTTTTATGATCAAAACTGGTTATTTGATAGTTGGGGGTGTTGTTTTGCTTGCTAGATGAGAGCACTTTTATTGCTGAACAAGGTAGGATAGTGACGGAAAAGAGttttgtgtacattcattcaGCTTTTGAAACACCTTGCTGTGTTCAggagtaaaagtgttgttatctatcaagtaaaaacaacaaccataAACTTGCAAAATGACAAACTCTGAtcacaaatgtatatgttacatataatCTTCTGGTGAATGCTTCCCGTTTTAGCTGTAACTTGACAGGCTGCAGAACAATACAGtagaaataaaaattgtgtcCACTTTCTGAtgatcaaacatgtttgataaGAACCACATTCAACCAAGAAACATCAACAAAATAAGAGATAAGTACCTCTACCCAATGTTACTTGTTGGACAGCTCTTCAGATGGTACTTATCTAAGTTGCAGTGATGTTACTTGGTTGAATGTGGAAACTGAACTGAAACATGTTTGATAATTTAAAGTGAACGCAAACATAATTTCCGCTGTACATGTGGTCAATTGCATTACTCCAATACCAACCTGTTTGACTTCCTTTAATTGTTGTAAATGTTCATCTAAATGCCTGTCAAGGTGATTCTGTCCGTGTAGATTGACATTTCTCTGACTACAAGCACGGCGAATTTCACAAACAATAGCTTTAAGTTTGGTTATTTTAGTGGTCAAAACTGTAAAATGAGTAAAAGggacaaaaatgaaaatgttatttgtaaataaacacaattgtataataaaaacaaacattcaaacatacattataatataatatataacgaTGATATAATAgtcaacaaaaacaacagcacataataataatgatactgATAGTCATGAATATACAGAAGAATAATATTACACCCCCACACAGTTCATGACAACTTACACACACCCAATATtacacccctccccctccaaaggttcaaacaaacaaacaaacacacacacacacacacacacacacacacacgaactgAACGACTGGTGAGGAAGGGTGAACAAATTGTTGACAATCACACCCATCACTCACCACTCCATTGAGACACCACCTAGCACatttaaatgaatattttacttgtatttatatatgtgaCAGCTCgaaaatttcacacaaaatataAAACCGTTTTCTATAACAtgtttaaatacatatttttaaatatcTGTGTGAGGGTTTGAAAAAATACTTACATCTAACGAGAGGACCGTCGACATAATATTCTAAATTGTCGTCAACTTCTGGTCGTATCGTGTCCAACATTTTGGCAAGTTGTTTGAGTTCCTCGTCGAGCGGTTCGTTAAGAATAATTCCATGTCTATAAATGCTATCTATTCCCATTAAAACACTTGTACAACTGTCTCTGTATTGACTTCGAGTCAATGGTGTTGCTGGATTTGCCGAAGACATCGTTATTTAGtctaaatttgaccaaatgtgTGCATTTGTTGGGTTTCACGCTGAACCTCTCGCGGTGCTAAGCAATATTCGTAAACACAAtgtgatttgcataaattgttCTATGACCCTTATTTGCATCACAGTCAAGTTGACCTCTCCCCGTCACGTGACCTGAGCTGTGGAGGCGATTGTTTACAAGGCGTTGTTACGTGGAAACGAAGCCATAGACTTAGCAGTCTACGTTAATATAGCGACACTTCGGAGGCAACTCACAGATTACAGCTCCGGTTATAACACAATTTAGTCAAATTTCTTCTTTATAAGACATTGAAAAATGACAGCTCCACCAGCGATTCCTGCTATCCGACCACCAGTTGATAAACCGGCTCGATTTGTTGGGCTAAGTCACAGTAATATAAGCTATAGTCTCGTCGATCATGCGTCGGCTGCAGACAATATACACCATGTATTTCACATTCTGATCCAAAATATCGCTGCCTGTGTAGAAGACCCTGAATATTACAGAACACAAGAACTATTGGAGGAATTCAAAGGTTTGGGTGTTGACATTAAAGAATTGGCGAGAGACAGGGCGTATGAAGAATCAACAAATAATTACCATTCCCATTTCTGGAAAGCAGACCACGAAGCAGAAAATAAAGGTAtgacatgttcatttttttttttttttatctcacaTATATTTAAACCCAGTTTATTTATCAGTTGCCCACTTTGTTTTTCAATCCTTAATGTTATTGCATATTAAACattcaattatgcaaatttatgcaataAACTTAAGAAACACTGTTACAAATTGTACCCATTTAATACTCAGTTAGTATGCTAATGTTTGCTTAAGTACTACCTAGAATAGACTTTcatgaactgtacatgtaaatgtttaaaACATGCCTCTGTATCTAATGAATTCTGCTGTAAATTTTCAACAACTCCAGAACACATATCAGTTATGCTAAGACTCTagattattgtaatattaacaACGAAGATTCATGCCTTGCTTTACCAAAGTGTGTAAATGGGCACCTGGTAGGATATGATTGTTGTATGATGCGTTAAGCACAGAAAATGATACTGATAGTGCATGCATGCTACTAAAGGAGTTTTTTGAGAAAACAGAACAAGTTTTATGATCATAAATCTGGGTATTAATGCGCACTGCTTAGACCATATTGTTGGGCATATTATTAAAAATTATGTATAAATTGTCTATATAGGacttatattcaaatatattttaccaATACTTTTGACTTGCATGGTTTTTTTACTAGGTATAcgttattttcttctttttcacaTTGTATTAATTTAGAATctacaatttctttgaaaaagtttcaaaaaaaatcCTCGTATTAAATGTGTCAGTCaggtatatgtatacattgtatttttcactcaattacatttgtattgcaGTTATTATAAACCACATCtgtatcttcttcttttttttctgttgcaGTGCTTATTGCCAGACTGTCTGAAGTAGCACACTATATTGTTGATTATAAAAATGAATGTTGTGTAGAAAGTAGAGGAGAAAGGGCATTGGATGATGGTTTCCTGGAGACTGTCTGTTTAAAACACTTGGAACATATTAGAAACTACAGACGAGTAAGTACATTGATTGTGTGTATCTGTTGTAGGTGGCCAAGTAGTTAAACCACTGGCCTCTTACCCCCACTGATTGGTCTAAAACggggtattggttttgggtcaaaattggtctaaaatggggtctggggttgacagcattggccacacacccctaccagatcTGACCagtggtaccccccccccccccacccggctcttaccactgcagtcaggatttgaatttgaattgggATGTGATTAAAATTTATCACActgtaagaagagtgtcattcagtttgactctaccaaacaacacaggtttCCCCAGGCACTCTGGTTTCCTCTAGCATTagcactgaacccatgaggagGCTCTCAAGTTTATGAAACATAAAGAACTGTATCCagtgtaaataataataattattattactatCATTTGTCCGACTATACTATTGACAACACAGAACAAGAGAGACATAACAACTGTGTTAAggatatgaactacatgtatgactgtTTGCTCTTGGCTATCGTTGTAGGGGTGGGTAAATGGACTGAGGACACCAGggttttacaaaatatatcaaaatatgaattatgaatgaCAAATAATATTCTCCCCTTTTACAGTTCAACACCTGAATATGCTCAATTTACAGAGAAAATAGCTTGATATGAAGTCAAGAAAATtaagtttcttttttttagactttgtacatgaaatataacattttatttctatttgtgTAGTTCTGATTCTATTACTTCTTATGTTGTTTTCAGGAAATAGCTCCCCTTGTGTTAGAAGCTATCAATCGAAACATGCGTGTGTCAAATTTGTCGGGGCCGTTAAAATTTGGCAAAGAATGGGGACCAGGACCAGGCCCTCTGGATGACCCAAACTACAGAAGACCAGTACCAAATGAGTGTACAGTTACAAGACGTGAACATATAGGACCTCGTACAGACCCACCAACCGTAGATGGGCACAGATCTGGTGTATGGACCACGCCAAGTATGTATCAAGTACCAGATTACAGTGGCAGACCAGGTGCCATGAATTCAGGTgagaaaatatgtattattgaACTCATTTTAGCAGGATGGAGTGATACTCTCATATGAAAACTGAAAGGTGACAGCAAGCTTGTACAGAAATAAAGATGGTAGGCAGCTTAAAAAGGTTAGCTGTACATTCCAACAAGCTTGTACTAGCTTGCAAGGTAGAAAGTTAAAATACAAAGGCCACTCTCACCTGTACAAGCATGTAACAACCcttaataaaaatgttttgaactgtTGCATGCTTCTTACCCTAAGAAAATTTATCAACTCAATCATTTCGTGTACCCATACAAGCTTGCTATGTGCAGCTGCTTGTTGCAAACTGATATCAAACTCTTGTGGAAATTTCTCCCTTTTTTGGAGGGGAGGGGTTTTGATATTGAGTGTAAGAAGATATGGTGATATAAAAAGGTTATTACTAACGTCATTACACACTTTCTTCAAAATGTCCAACTTTGAACTTGTATGGCCATCCTGTTTTCAACTATAGAGGGCACCGTCACCATCAGCAATCAACAGGTGGCTTACAATTGAACCCATCTTTTACACAAGCATGATCATTATTTGGTGGAAAATTAGATTTCCTTCACCAAAATAATAAAGACAAGTCTTAATTTTGTGTTGATAGGTACCCAGcaattaaatttgtttttgttttacaaaaatCAAACTTAATGATTTAAATTTTGcacttttttttagaaaaaaaaaatttaaccAAAAGAAAATGTGAGGGAGGGATAACAACATGGGGTTTTAAAAATTGAtgtaattctcagtacctgcaatagcatttcaccACATGCtggagagtcaaaatagaacaagaagggtgacttattctcacatgtGCCATGAGGAGTGGGAGTCATGGTGTGAACCTGAGTTTGTCAAAAGATGACCTAGAGAATCTAACATACTCAAACCATTAATACTattattgacaatgtttgttatcTTACAGGTACAACTGGTGTGTTGACTAACGATGGGAAATATGGAGGTCGTCATCTTCATGAGCGAGACATGAACGACCGTAGGAAACCACTGCGTGAAGAAGTCAGACATGTATCCAGTCGCTATAAACACATACATGGATTGTGTGAATAGATATCAATTTAGTTTCATAAGAGACTACATGTTGTCAGACAAGAAAATACAAGCACGTACAAAAACATATTTGGAACTTAAAGAaatcatgacatcacatttgAATTCTGACATATCTACAGAAGATCGTGATGTCACATGATAACAAAAACTAGGGACATCACAATTAGATTCCTACATAACTACAGAAAATGGTGATGTCATAGTTTAACTAGAACATTACAACAGAaaacagtgacatcacaattaGATTCCTACATAACTACAGAAAATGGTGATGTCACGATTTAACTAGAACATCACAACAGAaaacagtgacatcacaattacATTCCAACATAATTACAGAAAATGGTGATGTCACAGTTTAACTAGAACATCACAACAGAAAACAGTGACATCATAAATTACATTCCAGCAAAACTACAGAaaattatgatgtcattatcATGTTCCTCAGAGTTCAACAAACTATTATATTAGATGCAGTGATATTTATATGCAATTTGATTTTGTAGAAAGCCTATCACATATCTCCATTCATAGCAGAGATACCGTACAACAgacaatatcattttcattaatttaatatgcaaattataaataatatgcaAAGTCATTCATTTGTTGTCTTCTCATTTCAAATGCacacatttgcataacaattcTTTGCTATGCAAATTTTCCAGACTCAACCACTATTTCATGTGTGAGACTACTTGATTGGCTTCCAAGGAACCATTGTGTGTCTACCACCAATCTCTCATACACCAGAGCTGATAAATAGTTTGCAAAACTTTGAAAGAATGATGTTGAAGCAATTATAAGTTGCTAGCTATGCAAGATTTAGATGTATATTTAGTTTCtagtaaaataacaatatttccCTGAGTAAGGGGATTGCCACCCCCTGTGCACACAATACCTGACCAGGAATGTTTCCCTGAGTATAGTGAGTGACACCCCCTGTGAACATAACACAGAGTAGGCATAATTTGCATCCTCTATGCATATGGACAAATAGTTgatgaaatactagtaatttacaatttacttgtattttttgtttgtttttcccTGCTttgaatttacataaatataattttcttaCGTTTTAAAACTAGAATTTATATTCAAAAATCTTTCCGGAAAATGTTCATGTTGAATGTGCTTTGAACAGATCAGAAAAGatgcaggtcaaaggtcaacagaAAAGCTGTAAATATTGTGAGTGatgtgtattattttatattttttgttgaccAGGGAAGTTAATTCACCAGTAGATAGATAGAACTCACTCCTGTACTCACTGTGTTTTACAATGTGTATCTTGTTGACTgcaatgtcatttttattttgcaataaaaatatgagtcaaaatatttcatcgTTACCAGCTTGAGTGTTTTGTTATGTTGGagaattagatgttattccccaatatttctcttcgttcagccaaggaaaatatgagtgacctaaggagcctttgtcactactcgtctagcaactcgtagtgacaacccttaagtCACGAGTATTTTTACGGTTGAGTGAAGacaaatattagggaataaagAAATTTTACCAGcgctagtaatatcaaagaaaaatcggggtaAGTAATTGAAGGTTTCGACTCATATTTCGAAGACAACAGAATCAGTGACGTAAacacgtgttgtcgtgacatagacacgcattgtGGTGACGTAAAACAACCATATTTTTAGTTCCACTTGGCTCAGAACTCTTGGATAGACATAGCTATTAAGACCAGAACTTTTGATATATATCAGTTGTGGATAATGGCTTTgaagtagactgtaagatacttCATGCTGCTCAGCCCTATCAGACGTTAATATCAGTCAAATCACAAATGTAGTTGATAGCGTCCAGCTGCGTCGTATCTTAGAGACTAGCTTTGAGGGTGATGGAAATCTTCCCCTCTATCAGCCCTTATCACACTATTAAACACAACCTGTATTACACACAAACCTGACTACAACACAAAGTGGGATGcaagaaataaatattcaaccataagcagtacagactAGAATATACTatgatattgtgtgtgtgtgtgtgtgtgtgtgtgtgtgtgtgtgtgtctgtgtgtgtgtctgtgtttgtttgtgtctgtgtgtctgtgtgtgtgtgtgtgtgtgtgtgtgtgtgtgtgtgtgtgtgtgtgtgtctcaggCACTACAAAAGAagtcaatattatcgacacttaATTGTATTCTTATAGAAACatactgatacatatctcgggaaacaagtacctgtggtggtggtggtggtggtggtggtggtggtggtggtggtggtggtggtggtggtggcggcggcggtggtggtgatggtggtggtggtggtggtggtggtggtggtggtggtggtggcggcggcggtggtggtgatggtggtggtggtggtggtggtggtggtggtggtggtggcggcggcggtggtggtggtggtggcggcggcggtggtggtgatggtggtggtggtggtggtggtggtgatgatgtgtgtgtgtatgtgcgtgcgtgcgtgtgtgtgtgtgtgtgtgtgtgtgtgtgtgcgtgcgtgtgtgtgtgtgtgtgtgcgcgcgcgtgtgtatgtgtgtgtgtgcgtacgtgtGCGTATATACGTACGTGTGTTGTGTATGTTGTAAATACGCTAATCAGCCAACAGAGTGGAATATCTGAAATATTGTATAGTAAATTAATATAACGTTTCGTGAAAGGAAATAGAAGCACTAACacgaatataatataatagtctGCGATACCGAATGCGCCTTAATTATATATTTGACCTCATATCTTGTATATTTTGTGATAAGACTGCAATCAAATTAAACAATGCGTGGTGTACTTATAGACAATAAATAACATGGTTTCTGTTAGTGGACATGGTCGAGTCTTCctcaccatagcaacaaccaagcAAATCGCCCTCCCAGCATTGGTTACCGTCAGTTTATTGAACTTTATCCGAGTCCAACCCTTTAATATACGTATATGGCATATGTCTGTGGTGGTCACCAAACGTATGTGCCGGTGTCGTTCCGACAATAGCGCGGAACAAATCCGGACAGGTAGATTTGTTGACTGTGGTAGCGAATCTAACCAATGTTCAAGCTTCTGTCGAGTGTTTGTCACAATTTGTAGCGCTATATACGAATGTGATCCTAGAATCGATGAGAATTTGACCCCAGGTTCTGACCTACAGCCGTTGATTTGATCACTGAACCGTCAGCTTCGACCATATATCTTTATGTACAGGTGAGTTTCAAAGGGTTTTTGTTGTATATATTTAAGTTTAAACCATAGAcgttttacaaaattaatataaaaatcGTCAGTGTATATACATCAACTTGCAGTTGACAATAACTACACGAAAATAAGAATTTGAAAAAGTCATATAAGTACAATATACATTCATTTGATGAAATTCTTTTCGCAGTCTGTAATGATGTTGAGTTCAATGACTATGACCCACGAATTTATATTTCGCAATATGTAACGATTAAGtgaaatgtataaaaatgaattGTAAGCTTAAGAATAGGGAACCTCAGATATTTGACTATGGAAATTACACTAAGTAAGGGTGACCGTGAAGTGAACGTCAAATCAAATCTCCTAGAGTAAGTTTAACCGTTGCAATTTGTTGCTGCCTATGCGATGGCCTCTTGGTCCAATCATaagaagaattttttttacaacagaGAGCTATCAATCAAAATAGCgtacatttttgtttttgttttagatatactgcaattatattaaaatgttgCCCGgtgaattattttttcattcaataCGCGTGCCAGGAATCCTTGTTAATAAGAATTGAAATTCCGTTCTTTCTAACAATCACATAATGTTTACTATTATAGTCTAGAAATAACACCTGCATACCAGTAACAATATTGGTATGTGTCGATCAATAGTATAGATGGCCTGTTCATACTTGTATTTGTAAGATCAAAGTCTAACTACTTCTGGGGTCGTGTTTTATTGGGTGTTGGTGTTTACTGAGGAATTTGTCAGATACACAATTATTTTAAGTAATAACGGGATCATGTTCTGTTCACTTAATGATCACCTTTGGCTACATGATGGGATGTGTAGAAAGAACTTTTTGTGtcgccaaaaaaaaaattccatgtGCTGCGTCGCGACTGTTTTTCCATGCTATAAAGTATAtacaaactacattgtatataaagcGAGGTGAACATTTTGGTTTTGTTCAGCACTGACACATGTACAAGTTAATTCTCCCACATAACTACTAAGAATATGTGACGCGGTGAACTGCAATGATAAAATGGCACACCGCTATCGTGCTGTTGTAAAAACAGAGAAAACAGCATATAAGCGTACATGATGAaaatgcaatctgattaaaatctgatgtggtgaaagcggctaaatgttttatttacctctatttccatcgttttgtgtcgtttgaaAAAATCAGATTGGGAAAAATGAATCCTCGAATTATGACACAAATTGTCCTGGAGTTTATATTATTTCCGCTATCTCTTCACATGTAgtacaaacatttgaaatacatgttttaataGCAAATATACTATACATCTATACACAcgtggatatatatatatcaccggCAATTCTAAATTCACTGTATTATATTGAAACATCGTAACGAACTCTATACTGTTAAGATTAAAATCTGACGAATTAATCGACTTCATCATACTGGGTGAATTCATTGATTCTATTACTGTGGTTCTAACGAAATTCTTCGGTCCCATCAAATGTCTCACTCACGGTTTTTACCAAATATCTTATAAATGTGATAGTAATAATCGTTGAGGGCGTTATTTGATTCATCGCGTCTGCTCTCTGACTCTCTCGATCTCTTAGAACGTGTGGCCTTTCTTTCCTCGATTTCCCTCCGATTCATTGGAAGTtctgaatattcaaatattttgccTTGTCTGTGATATTTATAACATGTTATCTTCTATATTACTTTCTCAATAACTGCACGAATTTTTCTCCAAAACTGAATTTAGTGTGTGCTTTACTGCAAAAAATCAAGTTAACGAAAAACTGTTGTGGCCAGGGCCATACTGGTGGCAGTATCCTTGTGATATATAACATATGTTGACAAATCTACGACATGTATATAGGCCCTACATTCAATGATAATACTAGTTAAAATTTCCAAAGCGCGTACAGATCACGAGAAATCTCTGTAAGGTTCGTAATATTGGCAGATTACCAATCTATGTATCTGCCACACAGAAACcgttaagtatatatatataaagtaaacAATAACTGTGAATGTTTCATCTTACACTATTGTGTACAGCTAACCCTTGACATAGAGACGGTAAGTCGTTAGATCCATGGTATGTGTTTTGTAATATACACAAAGCCTGGGGTGTATGTCTATAATGACGATATATTGGATATAAGTTATAAAAATACACAGTTAAATCACGTTGAAAGCAGAAAAACACGAAATCAGAAACAGTGTAAAAAGGTGGTAAAGGTGTTCCGATTCCAGTATAGGATGGAAACGGGACTATGAACCATGTCCCCGAATGTGTCAAAGATAAACCTGGTCCACTATGGTGCAGTGTAATGAGTTGGGTAGGAATGATGAACATTTTGCAAGCACACCACGCCCCAAAGaagacaaattaaaaaatatggaattactTAGAAATTGTGAAAAAATCCCGAGGAAGCTTATCACTTTAATGATCAAGTCTGTGGTTTACTGTGTTACTCTATAATAATATAGATAATGTAGTAAGGGGCTTCAATAGGTTGCTAAAGGCacgtatgacctttgacattaatATATTTCAGCACGTTGGTAGAAtcaatcaacaggtggttgtttCGTATACAGCCGCGACTTTGATGTGACCTTTACCGGGACCTATGACATAGACTCTCAAAGTTATCACATGCTCAAGTGACAAGCCAGGACATATTTTTCCAATGACGCAATGGATCTCTCTCCAATGTCTTTGACGCATCGAAAACTAAAACAGCGTATcagacggtgccgtaaagaagTTGCGTAGTGTTACGACGTTGAACTGTCGTAAAGGTCAACATAATGGGCAAGGTTTTCCAGATATAGGATATTTATGATTCCGTCACGTGATGTCGCGATCCAAATAATAAATGATGAACCTTGATTGATAAGATTAGATAAAACAGATAAATCCTTGAAATACGTAAGTAGATAAAAACAAGATACGATAGTATGGGGAGGGGTGTGTTTTAAATgaatagtctgtaagatatgacattcgtGTCACACTACCAACTACCACGCCAGGCAGGTTTAAAAGCCTGATGGGGGCTGGACATCACGACGTATCGTACAGAGGTTTAGAAGCCTGaaagggctgaacaacacgatgtatcttatttattgtggtttagaagtctgatagaactgaacaacacaacgtatcttacagtccatATATGAACTTGCTATGTTGCTTATTGGTGTTATCGAGTCAACAAATtaacagaaaattaaagaaaGAACATCGTCAAACTAAATGGACtgacatgtacataaatgtttttGAACATCCATGAAAGTCAAAGCATATGCAgccacaaacaacaacaacaacaacaacaacaacaacaacaataataataataataataataataataataataataataataacaacaacaacaacaacaacagcagcagcagcagcaacaacaacaaaatatatatatgaacttaTTGTGTTCCTTACTTATTAGTGCTACCAATtcaacaaattacatgtaacagaacAGAACATTCAGAAAGAACATGTTTCTGAACGTCCATGAAATTTAAAGTATATTCagctaccaccaccaccaacaccaccaccaccaccaccatcatcatcaccatcatcatcatcatcatcatcatcatcatcatcatcatcatcatcatcatcatcatcatcatcatcatcatcatcatcatcatcatcatcatcatcatcatcatcatcatcatcatcaatcatcatcataatcaagaaacaacaacaacaacaacaacaacaacaacaacaacaacaataacagtgCTGTCCCTATGAAATCCCTAGTGTTGACttgtatttacataacaataccAGTTGTTGTTATGTAAATAAGTCATATTGTTCAGTTCCCATGAAATAATATCGTAAAGGTTTTCGTACACTAGAACGGCCTCGTCTTGGGAGTACACCTGATAAAATCGATGACCGACTAAGTCAATGTGATTATCTATTGAACTAATGAAATCTGTTTGTGAGCTGTAAATAGCGATCGATAAGTTTTAATGCATGATTAGTGAGACAGATGTCCGGAGACAGAAGGATTTATTGATCGCTGCAACAATCTTTTTCTCTGCcgaataatataatttaatctGATCAACCTGGGCTACAATTGACCCATCTTAATTCATGCACTCACATAACCAAAGAGGTAATCGAAattataacaaaacaataacctttgacctttggacATATCAATCGATTGATTTTTTTCTAGCTTTGTATTAAAGTCGAAAAGTTCTTTTTAGTTCTATTGTTAACTTGGAGCTAAAATGACAGTATTTTTAGCAGTTCGTCGAGGGGTTGATACCAGTAACCTCTCAACTCTCCTGTATATAACAGTTTCAAAACTGATGATCGTGCTGTGTTCGGTAAACGTCATCTTCAATAGGAGCATTAAGGGTTTTTAGATCGAGACAAATTGCTTTTACGTGAAGAATCGTCTGGTAAATTGTGGTATTGACAATCGGATATCCCAATTACCGTGTTGTTCAAGGCACTTAAAGTGAAACATCCCGTCTATGCAAGGAAGGGGACGACGTGACTGACTCACTCGCTTGAAAAGCAAGGCATTCGTAGAGAAACCGAGTCACCGGACATCGTTTAATATCAAAGTCAAACATACGTACATTGGTTGCATGCATACCTTCGTTGAATAATAAGAAAGACTGGTTCTGATCCAGTTAGCGGCTTATACAATGATGCTATGCAAAGCTGGATATAACACAACAGTTATTGTACACCAGTGTCTTTGAAAATAATAGCACCCCTCGTCTGGAATGTCTTAATACTCTCATTCATCTACTGATGGTAACTATTGAAGTGACTTTAACACATTGACAAATAATATACTTTGCACGTGACTTGTGTCGAGGAATGATAATTATGCCTGGTAGCACCGATCGAGGTTACATCGTACTAGTCTGTCTAAGAGATGACGACCTGTGACGTCACTGTATTGTCTATGTAGTGCGTTTGATAAAACTAGCTGAAATCCTGATTTGTACATCTTGACTAAACATCATTGGAATATTTATACATGGGTATTTCTTATAAATCGATACCATggaattatcaatattattacactcaggtatgtatgttgttttacTGTTACGCTTACTTgccatatgcaaatt
Above is a genomic segment from Glandiceps talaboti chromosome 20, keGlaTala1.1, whole genome shotgun sequence containing:
- the LOC144450804 gene encoding uncharacterized protein LOC144450804 — its product is MTAPPAIPAIRPPVDKPARFVGLSHSNISYSLVDHASAADNIHHVFHILIQNIAACVEDPEYYRTQELLEEFKGLGVDIKELARDRAYEESTNNYHSHFWKADHEAENKVLIARLSEVAHYIVDYKNECCVESRGERALDDGFLETVCLKHLEHIRNYRREIAPLVLEAINRNMRVSNLSGPLKFGKEWGPGPGPLDDPNYRRPVPNECTVTRREHIGPRTDPPTVDGHRSGVWTTPSMYQVPDYSGRPGAMNSGTTGVLTNDGKYGGRHLHERDMNDRRKPLREEVRHVSSRYKHIHGLCE